The following coding sequences lie in one Pseudomonas sp. SL4(2022) genomic window:
- a CDS encoding substrate-binding periplasmic protein, whose amino-acid sequence MTASRLLCLLLMMLVSAHVTASEAFMVFGAHDGFPKYYEENGEAKGIVVDISRQCLDEIQVPYRIRLMPWMRAYTMAQRGEGGVIGLSMNDERLALFDFSEPIFTERIVLVVKQGREFPFQQVGDLRGKLIGASIGASYGNVFDAAVADGTLTIIGFNETRNGLAMLMRERIDAILLGSSIDLKRLVRNNPDLQGAMFVTLPEPFKTDSKYLGISAGLKMGWFLQKFNQCLERGYRSGAFDSIIYQYSN is encoded by the coding sequence ATGACCGCTTCACGGCTGCTATGCCTGCTGTTGATGATGCTTGTGTCGGCTCATGTGACGGCTTCCGAGGCCTTTATGGTTTTTGGTGCACATGACGGGTTTCCCAAGTATTACGAGGAAAACGGTGAGGCCAAAGGCATCGTGGTGGATATCAGCCGCCAGTGTCTGGATGAAATACAGGTGCCTTACCGCATCCGCCTGATGCCCTGGATGCGCGCCTACACCATGGCCCAGCGTGGTGAGGGTGGGGTGATTGGCCTGTCGATGAATGACGAGCGCCTGGCCCTGTTCGATTTTTCCGAGCCGATCTTTACCGAGCGCATTGTCTTGGTGGTGAAGCAGGGCCGTGAGTTTCCCTTTCAGCAGGTGGGCGATCTGCGTGGCAAGCTGATTGGTGCGAGCATCGGCGCCAGTTATGGCAATGTCTTTGATGCGGCGGTGGCGGATGGCACGTTGACCATTATCGGGTTCAATGAAACGCGCAATGGTCTGGCCATGTTGATGCGCGAGCGCATTGATGCGATTTTGCTGGGCTCCAGCATTGACCTCAAACGCCTGGTGCGAAACAACCCGGATCTGCAAGGCGCGATGTTCGTTACCTTGCCGGAGCCGTTCAAGACGGACAGCAAGTACCTGGGCATCTCCGCTGGCCTGAAAATGGGCTGGTTTCTGCAGAAATTCAATCAATGCCTGGAGCGCGGATACCGCTCGGGAGCGTTTGATTCGATTATTTATCAGTACAGCAACTGA
- the zwf gene encoding glucose-6-phosphate dehydrogenase, whose translation MAAAPARLNRVGVPTLSIPCDMLVFGGTGDLALHKLLPALYHLHRAGRLHDDTRILGLARSSLARSAFQALAERHCRAQVARNDFDNDTWARFAARLDYFAMDASQSADFGRLSKRLGEDHERVRIYYLATAPDLFEDIASHLKIARLAGPKTRIVLEKPIGHSLESAQAINAAIGAVFDESRVFRIDHYLGKETVQNLMALRFANALFEPVWRAGHIDHVQISVCETLGVENRGAYYEKAGAMRDMIQNHLLQLLCLVAMEAPVRFDAEAVRNEKVKILEALKPISGLDVQDKTVRGQYAAGKIGGQEVPAYYFEKNVDNDSDTETFVAVQAEIDNWRWAGVPFYLRTGKRLARKTSEILIQFKPVPHQLFGGGEANRLLIRLQPEERISLQLMGKSPGKGMHLQPVELDLNLADAFHKQRRWDAYERLLLDVIEGDSTLFMRRDEVEAAWNWVDPIIKGWHQHYQSPRPYPAGSDGPEQAGNLLERHERQWME comes from the coding sequence CCACCTGCATCGCGCCGGTCGTCTGCATGACGATACGCGCATCCTCGGCCTGGCCCGCAGCAGCCTGGCGCGTAGCGCCTTCCAAGCCCTGGCCGAACGCCATTGCCGCGCTCAAGTAGCGCGCAACGACTTCGACAACGACACCTGGGCCCGCTTTGCCGCACGCCTTGACTACTTCGCCATGGATGCCAGCCAAAGCGCTGACTTTGGCCGCCTGAGCAAGCGCCTGGGCGAAGACCACGAGCGCGTGCGCATCTATTACCTGGCCACCGCGCCGGATCTGTTCGAAGACATCGCCTCGCACCTGAAGATCGCCCGTCTGGCCGGGCCCAAAACGCGCATCGTGCTGGAAAAACCCATCGGCCACTCGCTAGAGTCAGCGCAAGCGATCAACGCCGCCATCGGCGCGGTGTTCGACGAGTCGCGGGTGTTTCGCATCGACCATTACCTGGGCAAAGAGACGGTGCAGAACCTCATGGCGCTGCGCTTTGCCAACGCCCTGTTCGAGCCCGTATGGCGTGCCGGACACATCGACCACGTGCAAATCAGCGTGTGCGAAACCCTCGGTGTGGAAAACCGTGGCGCCTACTACGAAAAAGCCGGGGCCATGCGCGACATGATCCAGAACCACCTGTTGCAGCTGCTCTGCCTGGTGGCGATGGAAGCGCCGGTGCGCTTCGATGCCGAGGCGGTGCGCAACGAAAAGGTGAAGATTCTCGAAGCCCTGAAACCCATCAGCGGCCTCGATGTGCAAGACAAGACCGTGCGCGGCCAGTACGCCGCCGGCAAGATCGGCGGTCAGGAAGTGCCGGCCTACTACTTCGAAAAGAACGTGGACAACGACAGCGATACGGAAACCTTTGTCGCCGTGCAGGCCGAGATCGACAACTGGCGCTGGGCGGGCGTGCCGTTCTACCTGCGCACCGGCAAACGCCTGGCACGCAAGACCTCGGAAATCCTTATCCAGTTCAAGCCGGTGCCACACCAGCTGTTCGGCGGTGGCGAAGCCAACCGCCTGCTCATCCGCCTGCAACCGGAAGAGCGCATCAGCCTGCAACTGATGGGCAAGAGCCCCGGCAAGGGTATGCACCTGCAACCGGTGGAACTCGACCTCAACCTGGCCGACGCCTTCCACAAACAGCGCCGCTGGGATGCCTACGAACGCCTGTTGTTGGATGTGATTGAGGGCGATTCGACGCTGTTTATGCGCCGCGATGAGGTGGAAGCCGCCTGGAACTGGGTCGACCCGATCATCAAGGGCTGGCACCAGCACTACCAGAGCCCACGCCCCTACCCGGCCGGCAGCGATGGCCCGGAGCAGGCCGGTAACCTGCTGGAGCGCCACGAACGGCAGTGGATGGAGTAG